From one Thalassospira lucentensis genomic stretch:
- a CDS encoding acyl-CoA dehydrogenase family protein — translation MSDKALLPELTRLCDDALAALAPVHQAAETAMREIVTVDGKIDASALDENQYAAHGFAWFSTYVTALKQMKAWADRLTTQGKFGTLEQLILQAAFGEYLAQIQGGIAMSQGEFIRLSTLGVPGDVIAALGDSRAVATLTGMGNSDATRRAIADQIKDSLDTGRFGETGLEDETLDMVRDQFRRFVDEKVSPHAHGWHERDELIPIEIINEMSELGVFGLTIPEEFGGLGMGKTAMCVVTEELSRGYIGIGSLGTRSEIAAELIRLGGTDAQKEHYLPKLASGEILPTAVFTEPNNGSDLARLRTRAIKDGDTYKVTGNKTWITHAARSDLMTLLARTNPDETGYRGLSMLLAEKPRGTETDPFPAKGMSGGEIEVLGYRGMKEYELSFDGFEVPAENLLGGDEGQGFKQLMATFESARIQTAARAVGVAQNALEIGMRYAQDRIQFSNPLYSFPRVYGKIAWMVVETMIARQLTYFSAIEKDQDIRCDIEAGMAKLLGARVAWSNADNALQIHGGNGYALEYQISRVLCDARILNIFEGAAEIQAQVVTRGLLGR, via the coding sequence ATGAGCGATAAAGCCCTGCTGCCCGAACTGACCCGGCTTTGCGACGATGCGCTGGCGGCCCTTGCCCCGGTGCATCAGGCCGCCGAAACCGCGATGCGCGAAATCGTGACGGTAGATGGCAAAATCGATGCGAGCGCACTGGATGAAAACCAGTATGCCGCCCACGGCTTTGCATGGTTTTCAACCTATGTCACCGCGTTAAAGCAGATGAAGGCATGGGCGGATCGGCTTACGACACAGGGAAAGTTCGGAACGCTTGAACAATTGATCCTTCAGGCGGCGTTTGGCGAATATCTGGCACAGATTCAGGGCGGCATTGCGATGTCGCAGGGCGAGTTCATCCGTCTTTCAACCCTTGGCGTCCCGGGCGATGTGATTGCTGCCCTTGGCGATAGCCGCGCGGTTGCGACCCTGACCGGCATGGGCAACAGCGACGCCACCCGACGCGCCATTGCCGATCAGATCAAGGACAGCCTTGATACCGGCCGCTTTGGCGAAACCGGGCTTGAAGACGAAACCCTTGATATGGTCCGGGACCAGTTCCGGCGCTTTGTCGATGAAAAGGTCAGCCCGCATGCCCATGGCTGGCACGAACGCGATGAACTGATCCCGATTGAAATTATCAACGAAATGTCCGAACTGGGCGTTTTCGGCCTGACCATCCCCGAAGAATTCGGCGGGCTTGGCATGGGCAAAACCGCGATGTGCGTCGTGACAGAAGAACTCTCGCGCGGCTATATCGGGATCGGCTCGCTTGGCACACGGTCGGAAATTGCCGCCGAACTGATCCGCCTTGGCGGGACGGATGCGCAAAAGGAACATTACCTGCCGAAACTGGCATCGGGTGAAATCCTGCCAACCGCGGTCTTTACCGAACCCAATAACGGATCGGATCTGGCGCGCCTGCGCACGCGTGCGATCAAGGATGGCGATACCTATAAGGTCACCGGCAACAAGACATGGATCACCCATGCCGCCCGATCCGACCTGATGACGCTTCTGGCGCGCACCAACCCCGATGAAACCGGGTATCGCGGGCTTTCCATGCTGCTGGCCGAAAAGCCGCGCGGCACGGAAACTGATCCGTTCCCGGCCAAGGGCATGAGCGGCGGCGAGATCGAGGTGCTTGGCTATCGCGGCATGAAGGAATACGAACTGTCGTTTGACGGGTTCGAGGTTCCCGCCGAAAACCTTCTGGGCGGCGATGAAGGTCAGGGCTTCAAGCAACTGATGGCGACCTTTGAATCTGCCCGCATCCAGACCGCTGCCCGTGCGGTGGGTGTCGCCCAGAACGCGCTTGAAATCGGCATGCGCTATGCGCAGGACCGCATCCAGTTTTCCAATCCGCTTTACAGCTTCCCGCGGGTTTACGGCAAAATCGCCTGGATGGTGGTTGAAACCATGATCGCCCGTCAGTTGACCTATTTTTCCGCCATCGAAAAAGATCAGGATATCCGCTGCGATATCGAGGCCGGCATGGCAAAGCTTCTGGGCGCACGCGTCGCATGGTCCAACGCCGATAATGCGCTGCAAATCCACGGTGGCAATGGCTACGCGCTTGAATACCAGATCAGCCGCGTCCTGTGCGATGCCCGCATCCTGAACATTTTCGAAGGGGCGGCCGAAATTCAGGCGCAGGTCGTGACCCGCGGCCTTCTGGGCCGATAG
- the ccrA gene encoding crotonyl-CoA carboxylase/reductase, whose product MNTTAEVLPFRGGHEEKDLYEIGEIPPLGHVPKNMYGWAIRRERHGEPDTAMQCEVLPVIQPDSHEVLVLVMAAGVNYNGVWASLGKPISVFDVHDLPYHIAGSDASGIVWAVGSKVTRWKVGDEVVIHCNQDDGDDEECNGGDPMLSPTQRIWGYETPDGSFAQFTCVQAQQLMPRPKHLTWEESACYTLTLATAYRMLFGHRPHILRPGHNVLVWGASGGLGSMAIQLITTAGANAIGVISDESKRDFVLGLGAKAVINRKDFNCWGQLPTVNGPEFGDYMKEVRKFGKAIWDITGKGNDVDIVFEHPGEQTFPVSCNVVKRGGMVVFCAGTTGFNLTFDARFVWMRQKRIQGSHFANLKQAAQANKLVIERRIDPSMSEVLGWDDIPRAHMKMMRNEHKPGNMAVLVQAKRPGMRTLEEAVDA is encoded by the coding sequence ATGAATACGACTGCTGAAGTTCTGCCGTTCCGTGGTGGTCATGAAGAAAAAGACCTGTATGAAATCGGCGAGATTCCACCACTGGGCCATGTGCCAAAGAATATGTATGGCTGGGCCATTCGCCGCGAACGCCACGGCGAACCTGATACCGCCATGCAATGCGAAGTCCTGCCGGTCATTCAGCCCGACAGTCACGAGGTCCTCGTCCTCGTGATGGCGGCGGGTGTGAACTATAATGGTGTATGGGCGTCGCTCGGCAAGCCGATCTCGGTCTTTGACGTGCATGACCTGCCCTATCATATCGCGGGATCGGATGCGTCGGGCATTGTCTGGGCGGTCGGGTCAAAGGTCACGCGCTGGAAAGTCGGCGATGAAGTCGTTATTCACTGCAATCAGGATGACGGCGATGACGAGGAATGCAACGGCGGTGACCCGATGCTGTCCCCCACCCAGCGCATCTGGGGTTACGAGACACCGGACGGATCATTCGCGCAATTCACCTGTGTTCAGGCCCAGCAGCTTATGCCGCGCCCCAAACACCTGACCTGGGAAGAAAGTGCGTGCTACACGCTGACCCTTGCCACCGCATACCGCATGCTGTTTGGCCATCGCCCGCATATCCTGCGCCCCGGTCACAATGTTCTGGTGTGGGGGGCGTCGGGCGGCCTTGGATCGATGGCGATCCAGCTGATCACCACGGCGGGTGCCAATGCCATTGGCGTGATTTCCGATGAAAGCAAACGCGATTTCGTGCTCGGCCTTGGTGCCAAGGCCGTGATCAATCGCAAGGATTTCAATTGCTGGGGCCAGTTGCCAACCGTAAATGGCCCGGAATTTGGCGACTATATGAAAGAAGTCCGCAAATTCGGCAAGGCGATCTGGGACATCACCGGCAAGGGCAATGACGTTGATATTGTCTTTGAACATCCGGGCGAACAGACCTTCCCCGTATCGTGCAACGTGGTCAAACGCGGCGGGATGGTTGTTTTCTGTGCCGGGACGACGGGCTTTAACCTGACATTCGATGCGCGCTTTGTCTGGATGCGTCAGAAACGTATTCAGGGCAGCCATTTCGCCAACCTGAAACAGGCAGCCCAGGCCAACAAGCTTGTGATTGAACGGCGCATTGATCCCAGCATGTCCGAAGTACTTGGCTGGGACGATATTCCGCGCGCACATATGAAAATGATGCGCAACGAACACAAACCCGGAAACATGGCCGTTCTGGTTCAGGCCAAACGTCCGGGCATGCGAACCCTTGAAGAAGCAGTCGACGCCTAA
- a CDS encoding TetR/AcrR family transcriptional regulator, translating into MAPRGRPRAFDRDDALNKALALFWERGYDNTSMADLSAAMALSPPSIYAAFGGKETLFDEVITHYATHYGTSIWGNLDRFKLAREATQHVLIASANAFTRDDTPHGCLVVLAAPQAESNHATVNQTLRGHRRKVTEILKNLYEAGLDRGDIPRGTNIDKMANYYATVQHGMSIQARDGATRDELIAVAEAAMATWPSLISTPPVKA; encoded by the coding sequence ATGGCGCCACGCGGAAGACCACGCGCATTCGACCGGGACGACGCCCTGAACAAGGCCCTGGCCCTGTTCTGGGAACGGGGATATGACAACACGTCCATGGCCGATCTGAGTGCGGCCATGGCCCTCAGCCCGCCCAGCATCTATGCCGCCTTTGGCGGCAAGGAAACGCTGTTTGACGAGGTCATAACACATTACGCCACGCATTATGGTACATCGATCTGGGGAAATCTGGACCGGTTCAAACTGGCACGGGAGGCGACACAGCATGTCCTGATCGCGTCCGCCAATGCCTTTACCCGCGATGATACACCGCATGGCTGTCTGGTTGTTCTGGCCGCACCACAGGCGGAATCAAACCACGCAACCGTCAATCAGACCCTGCGCGGCCATCGTCGCAAGGTGACGGAAATCCTGAAAAACCTGTATGAAGCAGGCTTGGATCGCGGCGATATCCCGCGCGGTACGAATATCGATAAAATGGCGAACTATTACGCGACCGTGCAGCATGGCATGTCGATCCAGGCCCGCGATGGCGCAACCCGTGACGAACTGATCGCCGTTGCCGAGGCCGCAATGGCAACCTGGCCAAGCCTGATCAGCACACCGCCGGTCAAAGCCTGA
- a CDS encoding glutathione S-transferase N-terminal domain-containing protein: MADLSAFDITKRWPAKNPDILQLYSLPTPNGVKVSIMLEETGIDYEPHFIDIGKDETWTPEFLSLNPNGKIPAIIDPNGPDGKPVGLFESGAILLYLAEKTGKFLPSDPIARIETIQWVFFQMAAIGPMFGQLGFFHKFAGREYEDKRPRDRYVGESKRLLGVLETRLAGRDWIMGDEYTIADIATLGWVRNLVGFYDAGALVDYDSLKNVPAWLERGLARPAVQRGLEIPARP, from the coding sequence ATGGCTGATCTGTCCGCATTTGACATCACCAAACGCTGGCCCGCCAAGAACCCCGATATCCTGCAGCTTTATTCCCTGCCGACACCGAACGGGGTCAAGGTTTCGATCATGCTGGAAGAAACCGGCATCGATTACGAGCCGCATTTCATCGATATCGGCAAGGACGAAACCTGGACGCCGGAATTCCTGTCGCTGAACCCGAATGGCAAAATCCCGGCCATCATTGACCCTAACGGCCCGGATGGAAAACCGGTTGGCCTGTTTGAATCGGGCGCAATTCTTTTGTATCTGGCGGAAAAAACCGGAAAATTCCTGCCATCTGATCCGATTGCCCGGATCGAAACCATCCAGTGGGTGTTTTTCCAGATGGCGGCAATTGGCCCGATGTTTGGCCAGCTTGGCTTTTTCCACAAATTTGCCGGGCGTGAATACGAGGATAAACGCCCGCGGGATCGGTATGTTGGGGAATCCAAACGTTTGCTGGGTGTTCTGGAAACGCGTCTTGCCGGGCGTGACTGGATCATGGGTGATGAATATACCATTGCCGATATCGCAACCCTTGGCTGGGTGCGCAATCTGGTCGGTTTCTATGATGCCGGGGCACTGGTGGATTATGACAGCCTCAAAAACGTTCCGGCATGGCTTGAACGCGGGCTTGCGCGTCCGGCGGTGCAACGTGGTCTGGAAATTCCGGCGCGTCCTTAA
- a CDS encoding SDR family NAD(P)-dependent oxidoreductase, whose product MQNLAGKVAFVTGGSRGIGAAIAKRLAREGAKVAITYVSAPDRARDVVGEIEAAGGVALAIKADNRKAQEVEAAINEAAAKFGRIDILVNNAGIIEMAPVDELSIEQFDRTVDVNVRAVFVATKAALAHMPDGGRIITTGSNLAHRVLWPGFSLYAMSKSALSGFTRGIARDLGPRKITANVIHPGSTETDMNPVDGEMSDAQRSRMAISQYSDANDTAGLVAWLAGPEAKVVTGSEFTVDSGVNA is encoded by the coding sequence ATGCAGAACCTTGCAGGAAAGGTCGCATTCGTTACCGGCGGCAGCCGTGGAATCGGTGCCGCCATCGCAAAACGTCTGGCGCGTGAAGGTGCCAAAGTCGCCATCACCTATGTCAGTGCGCCGGACCGCGCCCGTGATGTGGTTGGTGAAATCGAGGCTGCGGGTGGTGTGGCGTTGGCGATCAAGGCCGATAATCGCAAAGCACAGGAAGTCGAAGCGGCGATTAACGAAGCTGCCGCGAAATTCGGCAGGATCGATATTCTGGTCAATAATGCCGGGATTATCGAAATGGCACCGGTCGATGAATTAAGCATCGAACAGTTTGACCGGACGGTCGATGTCAATGTCCGGGCCGTCTTTGTCGCGACCAAGGCAGCACTGGCCCATATGCCCGATGGGGGCCGGATCATCACGACCGGCAGCAATTTGGCGCATCGCGTGCTTTGGCCGGGATTTAGCCTTTATGCCATGTCGAAATCCGCGCTATCGGGCTTTACCCGTGGGATTGCCCGTGATCTGGGGCCACGGAAAATCACCGCCAATGTCATTCATCCGGGGTCAACCGAAACCGATATGAATCCGGTAGACGGCGAAATGTCCGATGCCCAGCGCAGCCGCATGGCGATCTCGCAATATAGCGACGCTAATGACACGGCCGGTCTTGTCGCATGGCTTGCCGGGCCGGAGGCAAAGGTCGTCACCGGTTCGGAATTCACGGTCGATAGCGGGGTGAATGCCTGA
- a CDS encoding methyl-accepting chemotaxis protein: MNHASASPENTIFTRAHAAREIFDKHADKLAESLLAELFGSGQNSRNPHDPKAHVSALAKRLRTLMAATNGSDFDACFADHILADAIVGTPASRIVQAYHNTIENFARLAASEGRGRRDPGVLDACRSVLMGDMACLMAKAERKSAQGRSASEIQSMSEIIERETDNMIAEVGFQAGRTNDVAQIMASDAHDLSELVERITSTTAIASNNVSTVASATEELQASSEEIADRIHKTNDIASQAVTRAQETSVTMNSLSDTASEIGKVVDIVKRISDQTKMLALNATIEAARAGDAGKGFAVVANEVKNLASQTEKAISDINAQITAIQNATSEAVGAIEGIGGAIDEVSQLSSDIASSVQQQTAAISEISTSAQEVSTHMQGISSDIALASERSHNASKTSENLRILASNIRKDINEMENRFRVVLRSADTSNRRNQERVPIAVDIEMDFGNGDKRKGVTADMSVAGLLARIKASDQDNGKPVSILLDGNTRLHGILKAVSNLGSHVQFTELDEEANRTIMGLLQKTRDHDNKIAELGAPLAAQLAKVLENGIRNGEIRKEDLFRPRYEPIDGTDPIQFMTPYIPYTDRHFTPLQEEILQKDKHIVFAAGVDINGFLPTHNKVYSQPQRRGEPAWNMGNCRNRRIFDDRAGLMAARNTKPKLLQTYFRDMGSEVVFMKECDIPIVVNGEQWGNLRIGYRA; encoded by the coding sequence ATGAATCACGCGTCTGCATCACCGGAAAATACAATTTTTACGCGTGCACACGCCGCGCGCGAGATTTTTGACAAACATGCCGACAAGCTCGCCGAAAGCCTTCTGGCCGAGCTGTTTGGCTCAGGTCAGAACAGCCGTAATCCGCACGATCCGAAAGCCCATGTCAGCGCACTGGCAAAACGCCTGCGTACATTGATGGCCGCAACCAACGGATCAGATTTTGATGCCTGCTTTGCCGATCACATTCTGGCCGATGCCATTGTCGGCACCCCGGCAAGCCGCATCGTTCAGGCCTACCACAACACAATCGAAAATTTTGCCCGACTGGCGGCCTCCGAGGGACGCGGCAGACGCGATCCCGGCGTGCTGGACGCCTGCCGTTCGGTGCTGATGGGGGATATGGCCTGCCTGATGGCCAAGGCGGAACGTAAATCCGCACAGGGCCGTTCGGCATCGGAAATCCAGTCGATGTCGGAAATCATTGAACGCGAAACCGATAACATGATCGCCGAAGTCGGGTTTCAGGCCGGTCGCACCAATGACGTGGCGCAAATCATGGCATCCGATGCGCATGATCTGTCGGAACTGGTCGAACGGATCACATCGACCACCGCCATTGCCAGTAACAATGTCTCCACCGTCGCCTCCGCGACCGAGGAATTGCAGGCATCAAGCGAAGAAATCGCGGACCGCATCCACAAAACCAACGACATCGCCAGTCAGGCCGTGACCCGCGCACAGGAAACATCGGTCACGATGAACAGCCTGTCAGACACCGCAAGCGAGATCGGCAAGGTCGTCGATATCGTCAAACGCATTTCCGACCAGACCAAGATGCTCGCCCTCAACGCGACCATCGAAGCCGCCCGCGCAGGCGATGCTGGCAAGGGCTTTGCGGTTGTGGCGAACGAGGTCAAAAACCTCGCATCGCAAACCGAAAAGGCCATTTCCGATATCAACGCCCAGATCACCGCCATTCAGAACGCCACATCCGAGGCGGTCGGCGCGATCGAAGGCATTGGCGGCGCGATTGACGAAGTCAGCCAGCTTTCATCAGATATCGCCTCCTCCGTTCAGCAGCAAACCGCCGCCATCAGCGAGATTTCAACCAGCGCCCAGGAAGTGTCCACCCACATGCAGGGCATTTCCAGCGACATCGCACTGGCCAGCGAAAGATCACACAACGCCAGCAAGACATCGGAAAACCTGCGCATTCTCGCATCGAATATCCGCAAGGATATCAACGAGATGGAAAACCGGTTCCGCGTTGTTCTGCGTTCGGCAGACACCAGCAACCGCCGCAATCAGGAACGCGTTCCGATTGCCGTTGATATCGAAATGGATTTCGGCAATGGCGACAAACGCAAGGGCGTTACCGCCGATATGTCGGTGGCCGGTCTTCTGGCCCGGATCAAGGCCAGCGATCAGGACAATGGCAAACCGGTTTCGATCCTGCTTGATGGCAACACCCGTCTGCACGGCATCCTGAAGGCGGTTTCAAATCTGGGGTCGCATGTCCAGTTCACCGAACTGGACGAAGAAGCCAACCGCACGATCATGGGGCTTTTGCAGAAAACCCGCGATCACGACAACAAGATCGCCGAACTGGGCGCACCCTTGGCGGCCCAACTGGCAAAGGTACTGGAAAACGGCATCCGCAATGGCGAGATCAGAAAAGAAGATCTGTTCCGTCCCCGCTATGAACCGATTGACGGCACAGACCCGATACAGTTCATGACGCCCTATATCCCCTATACCGACCGGCATTTCACCCCGTTACAGGAAGAAATCCTGCAAAAGGACAAACATATCGTCTTTGCCGCCGGGGTGGATATCAACGGCTTCCTGCCGACCCATAACAAGGTCTACAGCCAGCCACAGCGCCGCGGTGAACCGGCATGGAACATGGGCAACTGCCGCAACCGGCGCATCTTTGACGACCGGGCCGGCCTGATGGCGGCACGCAATACCAAACCCAAACTGTTGCAGACCTATTTCCGCGACATGGGATCAGAAGTCGTCTTCATGAAGGAATGCGACATCCCGATTGTGGTCAATGGCGAACAATGGGGCAATCTGCGCATCGGCTATCGCGCCTGA
- a CDS encoding adenosylhomocysteinase codes for MTTSTTSRIKDPALAANITDETLAWREVICPVTAKYGNYVAKRDLRDKTIVSFQHVLEDTIPTLLPFVKAGAKVKVGACNPDSTDDVAAAYLAANGVEVHAFSGMTPEEYAKSIDILSDSPADIVADMGGELIEAFVKKGHKVDGALEATTTGVHRVEKLDFTFPVFNWNDIAIKDRLHNRHHVAQEMWPVFSNVTGLALYGRSVLVIGFGPVGRGVAERARNLGAVVSVAERDPVRALEAQHHGCRVVALEDGLRECAIVVTATGFSGILGPDQIKLARRGAILVNVGHSNTEIDVKWLDTQECTRMRRYIERFTLDNGKEVYLLNRGSLLNLAPGMGGSGKDLFDPFSAILIRGIDWLASGGASSFKPGFYDYPADVEREIAEAVLRSHS; via the coding sequence ATGACCACCTCGACCACCAGCCGCATCAAGGATCCGGCACTTGCTGCCAATATCACCGATGAAACCCTTGCCTGGCGCGAGGTGATCTGCCCGGTGACTGCCAAATACGGCAATTACGTTGCCAAACGCGATCTGCGTGACAAAACCATCGTCAGTTTCCAGCACGTTCTTGAAGACACCATTCCGACCTTGCTGCCGTTCGTCAAAGCAGGCGCCAAGGTCAAGGTGGGCGCGTGCAACCCCGATAGCACCGATGATGTTGCGGCGGCCTATCTGGCGGCGAACGGGGTCGAGGTCCATGCCTTTTCCGGCATGACACCAGAAGAATATGCCAAAAGCATCGATATCCTGTCTGATAGCCCGGCCGATATCGTGGCCGACATGGGTGGGGAACTGATCGAGGCGTTTGTGAAAAAGGGCCATAAGGTTGATGGTGCGCTTGAAGCGACCACGACCGGCGTTCACCGCGTTGAAAAGCTTGATTTCACTTTCCCGGTCTTTAACTGGAACGATATCGCGATCAAGGATCGACTGCATAATCGCCATCACGTGGCGCAGGAAATGTGGCCGGTCTTTTCCAATGTCACCGGTCTGGCGCTTTATGGTCGTTCGGTTCTGGTGATCGGCTTTGGCCCGGTCGGGCGCGGCGTTGCCGAACGGGCGCGCAATCTGGGGGCGGTCGTATCGGTCGCCGAACGCGATCCGGTTCGCGCCCTTGAAGCACAGCATCACGGTTGCCGCGTTGTGGCGCTTGAAGACGGGCTTCGGGAATGTGCGATTGTCGTTACCGCCACCGGTTTTTCCGGCATTCTTGGCCCGGATCAGATCAAACTGGCGCGTCGTGGTGCCATTCTGGTCAATGTCGGGCATTCCAATACCGAAATTGACGTCAAATGGCTTGATACGCAGGAATGCACCCGGATGCGCCGCTATATCGAACGTTTCACGCTTGATAACGGCAAGGAAGTTTACCTTCTGAACCGTGGCAGCCTTCTTAACCTCGCGCCGGGCATGGGGGGATCGGGCAAGGACCTGTTTGACCCGTTTTCCGCCATTCTGATTCGCGGGATCGACTGGCTGGCATCAGGGGGCGCATCGTCCTTCAAGCCGGGATTCTATGATTACCCGGCGGATGTCGAACGCGAAATCGCCGAGGCGGTTTTACGGTCGCATAGCTGA
- a CDS encoding protein meaA yields MSMESQRSAAKSERDRPWLIRTYAGHSSASASNALYRQNLAKGQTGLSVAFDLPTQTGYDSDHILARGEVGKVGVPVSHLGDMMTLFDGIPLDQMNTSMTINAPAAWLLSLYIAVAEKQGTPRDSLQGTTQNDIIKEYLSRGTYIFPPAPSLKLITDVAAFTYREVPKWNPMNVCSYHLQEAGATAEQELAYALATAIAVLDAVKASGQVPEEDFAKVVGRISFFVNAGIRFVTEICKMRAFCELWDEITRERYGIADEKYRRFRYGVQVNSLGLTEQQPENNVYRILIEMLAVVLSKNARARAVQLPAWNEALGLPRPWDQQWSLRLQQIMAYETDLLEYDDLFDGNPAIERKVGLLKEGARAELAKIDEMGGAITAVDRGYMKQELVRSNARRLADIETGLTKVIGVNAYTETEASPLTSGDKSILTVDDMAEQEQIEKLKEWRSGRDQVAVARSLADLEAAAREDRNIMESSIACAHAGVTTGEWSETLRQVFGEYRAPTGITSMIVTGDEEDIKKLRSRVDEVSEKLGERMKMLVGKPGLDGHSNGAEQIAVKAGDAGIKVLYDGIRWTPDELVRNAIDEGAHVIGLSILSGSHVPLVREVVNGLRAHGAGHIPVVVGGIIPDADMLVLRQMGVSAVYTPKDYQLVRVISEIVDLVDRKSTEHPAPRKVEGKPEGAGTAIY; encoded by the coding sequence ATGTCGATGGAAAGTCAACGCAGTGCAGCAAAGTCGGAACGCGATCGCCCGTGGCTGATCCGGACTTATGCCGGGCACAGTTCGGCCAGCGCATCGAACGCGCTGTATCGCCAGAATCTGGCAAAGGGGCAGACGGGGCTGTCGGTGGCGTTCGATCTGCCGACCCAGACCGGCTACGATTCGGACCATATTCTGGCGCGCGGTGAGGTCGGCAAGGTCGGCGTGCCGGTATCGCATCTGGGCGACATGATGACCCTGTTTGACGGCATTCCGCTTGATCAGATGAACACATCCATGACGATCAACGCCCCGGCGGCATGGTTGCTGTCGTTATATATTGCCGTTGCCGAAAAACAGGGAACGCCGCGCGACAGCCTGCAGGGGACGACCCAGAACGACATCATCAAGGAATATCTGTCACGCGGGACCTATATCTTTCCGCCCGCACCCAGTCTGAAACTGATTACCGATGTTGCGGCCTTTACCTATCGCGAGGTGCCGAAATGGAATCCGATGAATGTGTGCTCGTACCATTTGCAGGAAGCCGGGGCGACCGCGGAACAGGAACTGGCCTATGCGCTGGCGACCGCGATTGCCGTGCTTGATGCGGTCAAGGCATCCGGTCAGGTGCCCGAAGAAGATTTTGCCAAGGTTGTCGGGCGCATTTCATTTTTCGTGAATGCCGGCATCCGGTTTGTGACCGAGATTTGCAAGATGCGGGCATTTTGCGAATTGTGGGATGAAATCACGCGGGAACGTTATGGCATCGCTGACGAAAAATATCGCCGGTTCCGCTATGGCGTGCAGGTCAACTCGCTTGGTCTGACCGAACAGCAGCCTGAAAACAATGTCTATCGCATCCTGATCGAAATGCTCGCCGTGGTGCTGTCGAAAAATGCCCGTGCGCGTGCCGTGCAGCTTCCGGCGTGGAACGAGGCCCTTGGTCTGCCGCGCCCATGGGATCAGCAATGGTCGCTGCGCCTGCAACAGATCATGGCCTATGAAACCGATCTTCTGGAATATGACGACCTGTTTGACGGCAATCCGGCGATTGAACGCAAGGTCGGTTTGCTTAAGGAAGGGGCGCGTGCGGAACTGGCGAAAATCGATGAGATGGGCGGGGCGATTACGGCGGTGGATCGCGGTTATATGAAGCAGGAACTGGTGCGATCCAATGCGCGCCGTCTGGCCGATATCGAAACCGGGCTGACCAAGGTGATCGGTGTGAATGCCTATACCGAAACCGAAGCATCGCCCTTGACATCGGGGGATAAATCAATCCTGACGGTCGATGACATGGCCGAACAGGAACAGATCGAAAAACTGAAAGAATGGCGATCCGGCCGGGATCAGGTGGCTGTTGCCAGAAGCCTTGCCGATCTTGAAGCTGCCGCCCGCGAAGACCGCAACATCATGGAAAGTTCGATTGCGTGCGCTCATGCCGGGGTCACGACCGGGGAATGGTCCGAAACGCTGCGTCAGGTGTTTGGCGAATACCGTGCGCCGACCGGCATCACATCGATGATCGTGACCGGGGATGAAGAAGACATCAAAAAACTGCGCAGTCGCGTGGATGAAGTTTCCGAAAAGCTTGGCGAACGGATGAAAATGCTGGTCGGCAAGCCGGGGCTGGACGGCCATTCCAACGGGGCGGAGCAGATTGCGGTCAAGGCGGGCGATGCCGGGATCAAGGTGCTTTATGACGGCATTCGCTGGACGCCCGATGAACTGGTGCGCAATGCCATCGACGAAGGCGCGCATGTGATCGGGCTTTCAATCCTGTCAGGGTCGCATGTGCCGCTGGTGCGCGAGGTTGTGAATGGATTGCGCGCCCACGGGGCGGGGCATATTCCCGTCGTCGTTGGCGGCATCATCCCGGATGCGGATATGCTTGTCCTGCGTCAGATGGGGGTGTCGGCGGTTTATACGCCCAAGGATTACCAACTGGTCCGGGTGATTTCCGAAATTGTCGATCTGGTGGATCGCAAATCAACCGAACATCCGGCCCCGCGTAAGGTTGAGGGCAAGCCGGAAGGGGCCGGAACCGCGATCTATTGA
- the cynS gene encoding cyanase — protein MKKADVKELIITSKKAKGLGWEEIASKIGMSPVWTTSVCLGMNSAPKEKADMLVALLELPAEASAVLQECPMKIWEQAVPTDPAVYRIYEIMGVYGETIKEIIHEKFGDGIMSAIDYEMYIERKADPKGDRVVVTLDGKFLPYRAW, from the coding sequence GTGAAAAAAGCAGATGTGAAAGAACTGATCATTACGTCCAAAAAAGCCAAGGGTCTTGGCTGGGAAGAAATCGCCAGCAAGATCGGCATGTCCCCGGTATGGACCACGTCGGTCTGCCTTGGCATGAATTCCGCGCCCAAGGAAAAGGCCGATATGCTGGTGGCCCTGCTGGAGCTTCCGGCGGAGGCATCCGCCGTGTTGCAGGAATGCCCGATGAAAATCTGGGAACAGGCGGTGCCGACCGATCCAGCCGTGTACCGTATCTATGAAATCATGGGCGTTTACGGCGAAACGATCAAAGAAATCATCCATGAGAAGTTCGGCGACGGCATCATGAGCGCGATTGATTACGAAATGTATATCGAACGCAAGGCCGATCCGAAGGGCGACCGCGTTGTCGTGACCCTTGATGGCAAATTCCTGCCTTATCGTGCCTGGTAA